The Gordonia iterans DNA window TGCGGCGGGCGAGTCGGGCGGTTCGGATCTGTCGAACAATCTCATGGCGCTGGCCATTGAGGCCGCGCGCCACGGCGCCACCGGCGGCGAGATCTCCGACGCGATGGAGAAGGTCTTTGGCCGTCATCAGGCAGAGATCCGCACCATCAGCGGCGTCTACCGGCACGAAGTGGGAGAAGACGTGAGCAACGTGGATCGGGCGATCGCCGTCGTCGATGCCTTCGCAGAAGCGGAGGGCCGTCGGCCGCGCGTGCTGGTCGCCAAGATGGGACAGGACGGGCACGACCGCGGCCAGAAGGTGATCGCGACCGCGTTCGCCGACCTCGGCTTCGACGTCGACGTGGGCCCGCTGTTCGCCACGCCCGAAGAGGTGGCCGCGCAGGCCGCCGACAACGACGTCCACGTCGTCGGCGTGTCGTCGCTGGCCGCCGGTCACCTCACTCTGGTGCCGGCGCTGAAGAAGGCGCTCACCGACGTCGGACGCGAGGACGTGATGATCGTGGTCGGCGGGGTGATCCCGCCGGGCGACTTCGATGAGCTCTACCAGGCCGGGGCCACCGCGATCTACCCGCCGGGCACGGTGATCGCCGATGCGGCGGTGGAGCTGATCGGCAAGCTCGCCGGAGAGCTGGAACTCGATCTGGTCCTGCCGGACGCGGGCTGACGCGGGAGATGGCACGACGCACGATCGACGTCGGGGCACTCGCCGACGGGGTCCGGTCCGGCGATCGCTCGACACTGGCCCGCGCCATCACCCTGGTCGAGTCGACGCGGCCCGACCATCGCGCGAAGGCGCAGGAGCTGCTCCTCGAACTGACGCCGGATTCGGGCAACTCGTTCCGGGTCGGCATCACCGGTGTGCCCGGCGTCGGCAAGTCGACGACCATCGAGGCGCTCGGCATGCATCTGATCGATCTCGGGCATCGCGTGGCGGTGCTCGCCGTCGATCCTTCGTCCACGCGTACCGGCGGTTCGATCCTCGGCGACAAGACCCGCATGGGGAAGCTCTCCGCCGCACCGGAAGCCTATGTGCGGCCGTCCCCGACGTCGGGCACGCTCGGCGGCGTCACCAAAGCGACCCGCGAGACCATCGTCCTGGTCGAGGCCGCCGGATACGACGTCGTATTGGTCGAGACCGTCGGCGTCGGCCAGTCAGAGGTGAGCGTCGCCGGCATGGTCGACACCTTCAGCTTCCTGACGCTGGCCCGTACCGGAGACGCACTGCAGGGCATCAAGAAGGGAGTGCTGGAGCTCGCCGAGATCGTCGTCGTGAACAAAGCCGACGGCAAGCACCTCAACGAGGCGCGCGCCGCAGCCCGCGAACTCCGCAACGCGCTGGGCCTGATCTATCCGCACGACGCCCTGTGGACGCCCCCGGTGCTCACCATGAGCGCGCTGGAGAACACCGGCGTCGACGAGTACTGGCAGGCGATCGTCAAGCATCGGGACGTACTCACCGAAGCGGGGGAGTTCGAACGACGACGGGCCCGCCAGCAGGTGAACTGGACCTGGCAGATGGTCCAAGAGACGATCCTCTCGCGCCTCGAATCCGACCCGGAAGTCCGCCGGGTCCGTACGGATGCCGAGCGCGCCATCCTCGACGGCACACTCACTCCGGCGCTGGCGGCCGAGCAGATCGTCGCCGCCGCCGGCGGGTGAATCTACTGACGGCGCATGCGCAGTCTCCTCGATGACCGGCGAGCCCACCGCGTCTCCCTTGATGACCGGCGACTCCCTCGATGATTGAGCGAGCGCAGCGAGTCGAAATCACTTCTCCCTGCGATCCAGGGGAGCGACGTACCATCGAAGAGGTGAGCAACGTCGAAGCCCACCCGATCGAAGTCGACTGCGGCCCCGGTCCCGACGAAGGCATCGAGGTAGTCGCCCCCCGAGAGGTGCCCCTGGGCGGACCGCGGGCCATGCTGGTCCGCCGGACCCTGCCGACCCGCGACCGCTCGATGGTCGGTGCCTGGTGCTTCGCCGATCACTACGGGCCGGACGACGTCTCCGCAACCGGCCCTTCGACTCCGCTCAGGACCAGTGGCATGCGCGTCCTCCCTCACCCACACACCGGTCTGCAGACTGTGAGCTGGCTCTTCGAGGGCGAGATCGAGCACACCGACAGTGCAGGCGTACACGCCATGGTCCGGCCGGGAGAGCTGAACCTGATGTCGGCCGGCGCTGGAATCAGTCATTCGGAGGTGTCCACACCCCAGACCCGGCGCCTGCACGGAATGCAGTTGTGGGTCGCCCTCCCCGAGTCCGCTCGGCATGGCTCCCAAGGATTCCAGTTCCATGCGCCCGCACCCGTTCATATTGCCGGCGGGTCGGTCCGGGTGTTCATCGGCGAACTGGCCGGCGACGCCTCGCCGGTCGAGACCGCTACGCCGCTGCTCGGCGCCGAACTGACAGTGGCGCCGAACTCCGAAGTGGTGCTCGATGTCGATCCGACCTTCGAACACGGTCTGATCCTGGACTTCGAGCAGGCGAGCCTCGACGGTGTGCGCCTCGGCCGTGGCGATCTGGGGTACGCCGGTCCGGGAAGAGACCGTCTGACCGTGACGAACCCGACCGACTCCGAGGCACGGGCGGTCCTGCTCGGCGGCGAACCGTTCGCCGAAGATCTCATCATGTGGTGGAACTTCGTCGCCCGCACGCACGACGAGATCGTCGAGTACCGCGAGCAATGGGAGGCCCGCTCGGCGCGCTTCGGCACCGTGGCCGGCTGGACGGACCGAGACCGGATTCCCGCGCCGCCGCTGCCCAATAGCCGACTCACCCCGCGCCGTCGTCGGCACTGACGAGGCCCTCGATGATCGAGGGAGCGCCGCCCTTTGAGGAACCTCACGAACCACGAGTCGAAATCACCTCCTCTGATGCTTGAGCGAGCACCCTCCTCCGATGATTGACCGAGCACCCTTCTCCGATGATTGAGCGAGCGCAGCGAGTCGAAATCCCGCCTCACCCGAGAAGCAGACGCCGATTCTGTCGTAGCCCCGTCGTAGAGTGATGTCAGACACACAACGAGAACCCGGATATCTGGTTCTAACAGCGGGAACAGCACTTCGGGGGAGGTGAACATCGTGACCGTCAACGGCATCTCGTACAACGACGACGCCCGCAGCGGGCCCAGCACCGCACGTCTCGACACCGCTGGTTTCGACCCCGACACGCTGATCACCGGACTGTCGCCCGCAGAACTGCTGGCGGTACAGACCGCCGCCGAGAAGCGCTTGAGCGCCGAGGCAACCGCACTGTTGGCCGCCGAGTCCGACGACGCGCTGTTGGGGCTGCTCGACACCCGTGAACAGACCCACCGCCGCGCCGAAGTGTTCGACGCCGCCCTCTACATCGAAATCTCCGACCGTGGCGTGTACCGGCGCGCCGGACACATCTCGACCCACCAGCTCTACGCCCACGGGGTGCGTCTCGGGGTGGGTGAGGCCCGCCGCCGCCGGGTCACAGCCGAAGGCATCGGCGCCATGAGCGCCCTGACCGGTGAACGCCTCGAACCCCACCTCGCAGCGACCGCGTCGGCGGTGGCCGACGGTGAGGCCGGCGGCGCCCACGTCGCCGCCGTGGCCGAGATCATGGACAAACTCCCCTCGGCGGTCACTCACGATCAGCGCGTCAAAGCCGAAGCCATGCTCGCTGATGCGGCGCGCCGTCTGGACCCGGCCGCGGTCACCGTGGTGGGCAACCGGATCCTGGCCTGGCTCGACCCCGACGGCACCCTGGCCGACGACCACGACCGCCAGCGCCGCCGCACCTTCAACCTGCAGCCGCAGAACCGGCAACTGATGAGCAAAGTCCGCGCCCTGCTCACCCCCGTCCTGCGCGCCAAACTCGAAGTGATCTTGCATCAGTGGGCCACCACGGGGATGAACAACCCCGACGACCCCGACTCCCCACGCGGGGCCGCCGACCAACCCGGCCTCGACCCCGCCGTCCTGGCGGCCGCCGCCGAACGGGATACACGGACCTTGGGGCAGCGTCAGCACGACGCCCTCGAAGCGTTGTGCGACTGGGCCCTCGCGCTGGCCGGGCCACCCGCACCCACCCAGATTCCCTCGCAAGTGGTGGTCACCGTGACCGATGAGGATTTGGCGCGGCAGGCCGGGATCGGCTGGACCGCCACCGGCACCCGCATCCCGGTGTCGGATCTGGTGCAGTTCGCCGCCGACACCATCCCGTATCTGGCGGTGTTCTCCCAAGCCACCGGACAAGTGCTCTATTTGGGGCGGGCGAGCCGGTTCGCCACCGCGGCGCAACGGTTGGCGTTGTTCGCCCGCGACCGCGGTTGCACCGCCCCGGGCTGCACCGTCCCGTTCATCCGCACCCAAGCCCACCATATGCCCGACTGGACCGACGGTGGTATCACCGATATCGACCGTCTGGGTGGGGCGTGCGGCCGGCACAACCGGATGAACGGTAAGACTGCCGGGCATTGGGAGTCGACGGTCCTGACCTTCGGTCCCGACGCCGGACGCGTCGGGTGGCGGCCCGTCGGGCGCAGCCTCCGGTGGCAGAGCAACATCATGTTCCACCCCGAACGCCTCGCACCCGAACCCGCCCGTGTCCCAGCAGCAGGTGAACCGCCGTCCGACACCGGACCACCCGGCAACATACGAATGCCCGACGTCAGCGCATTGCGTGAAGTGATCGCTTCACCGCACGCGGCCGGGCCACCGAGCGAACACCGGACTGCCCGTCCAT harbors:
- the meaB gene encoding methylmalonyl Co-A mutase-associated GTPase MeaB; amino-acid sequence: MARRTIDVGALADGVRSGDRSTLARAITLVESTRPDHRAKAQELLLELTPDSGNSFRVGITGVPGVGKSTTIEALGMHLIDLGHRVAVLAVDPSSTRTGGSILGDKTRMGKLSAAPEAYVRPSPTSGTLGGVTKATRETIVLVEAAGYDVVLVETVGVGQSEVSVAGMVDTFSFLTLARTGDALQGIKKGVLELAEIVVVNKADGKHLNEARAAARELRNALGLIYPHDALWTPPVLTMSALENTGVDEYWQAIVKHRDVLTEAGEFERRRARQQVNWTWQMVQETILSRLESDPEVRRVRTDAERAILDGTLTPALAAEQIVAAAGG
- a CDS encoding pirin family protein, which codes for MSNVEAHPIEVDCGPGPDEGIEVVAPREVPLGGPRAMLVRRTLPTRDRSMVGAWCFADHYGPDDVSATGPSTPLRTSGMRVLPHPHTGLQTVSWLFEGEIEHTDSAGVHAMVRPGELNLMSAGAGISHSEVSTPQTRRLHGMQLWVALPESARHGSQGFQFHAPAPVHIAGGSVRVFIGELAGDASPVETATPLLGAELTVAPNSEVVLDVDPTFEHGLILDFEQASLDGVRLGRGDLGYAGPGRDRLTVTNPTDSEARAVLLGGEPFAEDLIMWWNFVARTHDEIVEYREQWEARSARFGTVAGWTDRDRIPAPPLPNSRLTPRRRRH
- a CDS encoding HNH endonuclease signature motif containing protein codes for the protein MTVNGISYNDDARSGPSTARLDTAGFDPDTLITGLSPAELLAVQTAAEKRLSAEATALLAAESDDALLGLLDTREQTHRRAEVFDAALYIEISDRGVYRRAGHISTHQLYAHGVRLGVGEARRRRVTAEGIGAMSALTGERLEPHLAATASAVADGEAGGAHVAAVAEIMDKLPSAVTHDQRVKAEAMLADAARRLDPAAVTVVGNRILAWLDPDGTLADDHDRQRRRTFNLQPQNRQLMSKVRALLTPVLRAKLEVILHQWATTGMNNPDDPDSPRGAADQPGLDPAVLAAAAERDTRTLGQRQHDALEALCDWALALAGPPAPTQIPSQVVVTVTDEDLARQAGIGWTATGTRIPVSDLVQFAADTIPYLAVFSQATGQVLYLGRASRFATAAQRLALFARDRGCTAPGCTVPFIRTQAHHMPDWTDGGITDIDRLGGACGRHNRMNGKTAGHWESTVLTFGPDAGRVGWRPVGRSLRWQSNIMFHPERLAPEPARVPAAGEPPSDTGPPGNIRMPDVSALREVIASPHAAGPPSEHRTARPFRIVHGHWVA